The Syntrophales bacterium genome has a segment encoding these proteins:
- a CDS encoding branched-chain amino acid ABC transporter permease, protein MPFGQLFVEGLAIGACYGLFATAVVIIYKTSEVVNFAQGEMAMFSTFVAFHILNFYGYPFWMAFLITMLFSIVMGVLIEFLFLRPAKHPTILGMIVITLGAEMFLMGLASWKWGAEQQFFSLPVNPSVTYEPVKGMIINNWAIAILAVTAFIMLFLFVFFKYTRLGTAMRATQQNKNAAKIMGIRTERMFSFAWGFSSLIGAIAGMFFASRATLDPAFMMEPFLRAFAAAVLGGLMSIPGVIIGGGLMGLIENYFGYFWPEWKPIIAFIVIVLVLCLRPSGLFAKHYIKKV, encoded by the coding sequence ATGCCCTTTGGTCAGCTTTTTGTGGAAGGATTGGCAATTGGCGCCTGTTATGGTCTCTTTGCCACGGCGGTGGTAATAATTTACAAGACATCAGAGGTGGTTAACTTTGCCCAGGGGGAGATGGCGATGTTTTCCACCTTTGTTGCCTTTCATATCCTTAATTTTTATGGATACCCTTTTTGGATGGCTTTCCTGATCACGATGCTGTTTTCAATCGTGATGGGGGTTCTTATAGAGTTTCTCTTCCTACGTCCCGCCAAGCATCCGACTATACTGGGAATGATTGTTATTACGCTGGGGGCGGAGATGTTTCTTATGGGACTGGCAAGCTGGAAATGGGGCGCCGAGCAGCAGTTCTTTTCCCTCCCCGTGAATCCCTCGGTTACCTACGAACCAGTAAAGGGGATGATTATCAACAATTGGGCAATCGCTATACTTGCCGTTACCGCCTTCATCATGCTTTTTCTTTTTGTTTTCTTTAAATATACCCGTTTGGGAACGGCGATGCGGGCGACGCAGCAGAATAAAAACGCCGCAAAAATCATGGGGATAAGAACCGAAAGGATGTTCTCCTTCGCCTGGGGGTTCAGCTCCCTGATTGGTGCGATTGCGGGAATGTTTTTTGCCTCCCGGGCAACGCTCGATCCTGCCTTTATGATGGAGCCGTTTCTGCGCGCCTTTGCCGCCGCTGTTCTCGGGGGGCTCATGAGCATCCCGGGGGTAATTATCGGCGGCGGGCTGATGGGGCTAATTGAGAACTATTTCGGGTATTTCTGGCCGGAATGGAAACCGATCATCGCCTTTATAGTCATAGTTCTGGTGCTGTGCTTACGTCCGAGCGGGCTTTTCGCCAAGCATTACATAAAGAAGGTTTAG
- a CDS encoding enoyl-CoA hydratase-related protein, which translates to MVDILLKERTEEGILILTLNRPEAMNCFNFELLAELSDTIREANFDQTLRCIIITGAAGGDPKKSSFSTGADLKERRTLSDDQVRRFIFTIRNTFTAVEQVRVPVIAAINGYAFGGGAELALASDIRIASSNVIMGLTETSLGIIPGGGGTQRLPRIVGLAKAKELIFTARRIDAETALRIGLVNRVVEPAELMAAALEMAREIAKNGPIGVAQAKFALNYGTEASLGVALSLESKAYDVTIPTKDRLEALAAFAEKRKPVFRGE; encoded by the coding sequence ATGGTTGATATTCTCTTGAAGGAAAGGACCGAGGAAGGAATCCTGATCCTCACGCTCAATCGCCCCGAGGCGATGAACTGCTTTAATTTTGAACTCCTTGCGGAGCTTTCCGATACAATCCGCGAGGCAAATTTTGACCAAACCCTCCGCTGCATAATTATAACCGGCGCGGCAGGAGGAGACCCTAAAAAATCCTCTTTTTCGACCGGTGCCGACCTGAAGGAGCGCCGCACCCTGAGCGATGATCAGGTGCGCCGTTTTATCTTCACGATCCGCAACACCTTTACCGCCGTGGAGCAGGTGCGTGTGCCGGTAATCGCGGCGATAAACGGATATGCTTTTGGCGGCGGCGCGGAGCTCGCCCTTGCCTCCGATATCAGAATCGCCTCCTCCAACGTAATCATGGGGCTGACCGAGACCAGCCTCGGCATCATTCCGGGCGGCGGCGGCACCCAGCGGCTGCCGAGGATCGTCGGACTTGCGAAGGCAAAAGAACTGATCTTTACTGCCAGAAGGATAGACGCCGAGACCGCCCTCCGGATCGGTCTGGTCAATCGCGTTGTCGAACCGGCGGAGCTGATGGCGGCGGCGCTGGAGATGGCTCGGGAGATAGCGAAAAACGGTCCGATCGGGGTTGCCCAGGCGAAGTTTGCGCTGAACTATGGGACGGAGGCATCCCTTGGCGTTGCCCTTTCGCTCGAATCAAAGGCCTATGATGTGACCATCCCCACCAAAGACCGCTTGGAGGCCCTCGCCGCATTTGCCGAAAAACGGAAACCGGTATTCCGGGGCGAGTAA
- a CDS encoding DUF262 domain-containing HNH endonuclease family protein — MEEPKSLDSLFKEKIFRIPDYQRGYAWRREHLKDFWEDLLNLSDNRSHYTGVLTLKQIPDSDIEKGDKEFFLVDDHAYHVYHVVDGQQRLTTFIIFLQAFVDFIKALPENNGKPDENIYITESLSVLDLTSRYLFRIKPNGYQYRTYIFGYESDIAIQNYLQFRIFGEEGGGCVEETFYTLNLSNAKTYFTEQLQELHEQEGFEGLRDVYKKLTRRFLFNEYVIKDEFDVFVAFETMNNRGKKLSDLELLKNRLIYLTTLYSDEELDAAARKNLRETINDAWKEVYRQLGRNKVRPLNDNDFLRAHWIMFYKYSRKTGQDYIRFLLNEQFTPKKVLKKVAREVLLETPEEIQSEQGIDDSDYENGDDAEDGTITTLAQLQPTEIKNFANSLKDSAVHWFNSFYPDLATGMSVDERQWIDRLNRIGIGYFRPLVMSVLKKEKNETARICIFKKIERFIFVIFRMNSVMANYGSSEFYNAARQLYNKDDHERITPEDIIMKLEKRLSYTLNEDKTFRISDFYNSLFKKFKGGSGYYGWPALRYFLYEYETSLSEGLPKKVEWSDLLKTEKDKLSIEHIYPQTETDKWASSFVAIENEHRQLYRASLGNLLLLSMSINASLQNDRFNDKKCVKYDSTGKKIRNGYSNGSHSEIEVSSKNPSWGPGQIRDRGNNLLKFMEERWNFCFKNDEEREKLLFLNFEDASE, encoded by the coding sequence ATGGAAGAGCCAAAATCCCTCGACAGTTTGTTCAAAGAGAAGATATTCCGCATACCCGACTATCAACGGGGCTATGCCTGGCGACGAGAACACCTCAAGGATTTTTGGGAGGACCTGCTCAATCTTTCCGACAATCGGTCACATTACACCGGCGTACTTACCCTGAAGCAAATCCCGGATAGCGATATTGAGAAAGGCGACAAAGAGTTTTTTTTGGTAGATGACCATGCCTATCATGTTTATCACGTCGTCGATGGGCAGCAGCGTCTGACCACGTTCATCATCTTCCTGCAAGCTTTTGTTGATTTCATCAAAGCCCTGCCCGAGAATAATGGAAAACCCGATGAGAATATCTACATAACCGAAAGCCTGAGCGTACTGGACTTAACAAGTCGATATCTTTTCAGGATCAAACCCAATGGTTACCAATATCGCACCTACATATTCGGTTACGAGAGCGACATCGCTATTCAAAATTACCTGCAGTTCCGAATTTTTGGCGAGGAGGGTGGCGGATGCGTGGAAGAAACCTTCTACACGCTCAATCTAAGTAATGCAAAAACTTACTTCACCGAACAACTTCAAGAACTGCATGAGCAGGAAGGATTTGAAGGACTCCGAGACGTATATAAAAAGCTGACCAGGCGTTTCCTCTTCAATGAATATGTAATCAAAGATGAGTTTGATGTTTTTGTCGCCTTCGAAACCATGAATAACCGGGGCAAGAAGCTCTCAGATCTGGAACTACTCAAAAATCGTCTGATTTACCTGACCACTCTTTACAGCGACGAGGAACTGGACGCTGCAGCAAGGAAGAATCTGAGAGAGACCATTAACGACGCGTGGAAGGAGGTGTATCGCCAGCTTGGCAGGAACAAGGTACGTCCTCTCAACGATAACGACTTCCTGCGAGCACACTGGATAATGTTTTATAAATATTCTCGGAAAACCGGACAAGATTACATCCGTTTCCTGCTGAATGAGCAGTTCACACCAAAGAAGGTTCTCAAAAAAGTTGCACGGGAGGTGCTTCTGGAAACACCAGAAGAGATACAATCCGAGCAAGGCATAGACGACTCCGATTATGAGAACGGAGACGATGCTGAGGATGGAACGATCACAACCTTAGCTCAGCTACAGCCAACGGAAATCAAAAACTTTGCAAATAGCTTGAAGGATTCCGCCGTTCATTGGTTCAATTCTTTCTATCCCGACCTCGCAACGGGCATGTCTGTTGATGAGCGACAATGGATTGATCGCCTCAACCGAATCGGTATCGGCTATTTCAGACCGTTGGTCATGTCTGTTCTCAAGAAAGAAAAAAATGAGACCGCACGCATCTGTATTTTCAAGAAAATCGAGCGATTCATTTTCGTCATTTTCCGTATGAACTCCGTAATGGCAAATTACGGGAGCAGCGAATTTTATAATGCCGCCAGACAGTTGTACAACAAAGACGACCACGAACGCATCACACCGGAAGATATTATTATGAAACTGGAGAAGAGGCTGTCTTATACCCTGAACGAAGATAAGACGTTCAGGATCAGTGATTTCTACAACAGCCTCTTCAAGAAGTTCAAAGGGGGTTCCGGCTACTACGGGTGGCCTGCTCTACGTTATTTCCTCTACGAGTATGAAACGAGTCTCTCTGAAGGCCTTCCAAAGAAGGTCGAGTGGAGTGATCTTCTGAAAACGGAGAAAGACAAGCTTTCCATCGAGCACATTTACCCGCAGACGGAGACCGACAAGTGGGCTTCTTCCTTCGTCGCTATCGAAAATGAACACCGTCAGCTTTACAGAGCGTCATTGGGCAATTTGCTCTTGCTCTCAATGTCAATCAATGCGTCGCTCCAGAACGACCGTTTTAATGACAAAAAGTGTGTCAAGTACGACTCGACGGGGAAGAAGATCCGCAACGGTTATTCCAACGGTTCCCACTCGGAGATCGAAGTTTCTTCCAAAAACCCTTCATGGGGACCTGGTCAAATCAGGGATAGAGGGAATAATCTGCTCAAGTTCATGGAGGAGCGATGGAACTTCTGCTTCAAGAACGACGAGGAACGAGAGAAATTGCTCTTCTTGAACTTTGAGGACGCGAGCGAATAA
- a CDS encoding ATP-binding protein, with protein MPLPINVHELLRGKSVEWERPEFKEGWNPLGTLHTICAFANDFHNLGGGYIVVGVGEKSGQPVLSPKGLDPGSIDAIQKGILNLGHSAIQPDYHAIVVPYEIDGRTILLIWAPGGQTRPYRAKLKLGKNDKEYGYFIRKGSSTVRAKGANDAD; from the coding sequence ATGCCATTACCGATCAATGTCCATGAACTGCTCCGCGGCAAGAGTGTCGAATGGGAGCGACCGGAGTTTAAGGAGGGGTGGAACCCCCTCGGCACGCTGCATACGATCTGCGCCTTTGCCAACGACTTCCACAATCTGGGCGGCGGCTATATCGTTGTCGGGGTTGGGGAGAAGAGCGGACAGCCGGTTTTGTCGCCCAAAGGGCTTGACCCCGGCAGCATAGACGCCATCCAGAAGGGGATTCTCAACCTCGGACACAGCGCCATCCAGCCGGACTACCACGCTATCGTCGTACCCTATGAAATCGACGGGCGCACCATCCTTCTGATCTGGGCGCCGGGTGGCCAGACCCGCCCGTACAGGGCAAAGCTCAAGTTGGGCAAGAACGATAAAGAGTACGGCTATTTCATCCGCAAAGGCTCCAGTACCGTCCGGGCAAAAGGAGCGAATGATGCAGATTGA
- a CDS encoding KilA-N domain-containing protein — MDKTRKSTIEVKGTAITVLSQKETDFICLTDIARVKNADRSDDLVRNWLRNRNTVEFLGIWEQLNNPDFNSVEFDGIKMLAGLNSFALTPKQWIEKTKAIGIVSHTGRYGGTYAHKDIAFEFASWISVEFKLYLIKEFQRLKEDENRRLSLAWNLNRTLSKLNYHIHTDAIKEHLIPAVITSAQAAITYASEADLLNVALFGQTAKQWRDVNPKLEGNMREYATIEQLLVLANIEGMNAEFIHMGLPQSDRLKRLNEIAIRQMQVLTTAPALKQIKE, encoded by the coding sequence ATGGACAAGACCAGGAAATCAACCATCGAAGTAAAGGGCACTGCTATCACGGTGTTGTCGCAGAAGGAAACGGACTTCATCTGCCTTACAGACATCGCACGTGTCAAGAACGCCGACCGCTCCGACGACCTTGTGCGCAACTGGCTCAGAAACCGTAATACAGTTGAATTTCTCGGTATTTGGGAGCAGCTCAACAACCCTGATTTTAATTCCGTCGAATTCGACGGAATTAAAATGCTGGCCGGGTTGAATAGCTTCGCCCTGACCCCGAAACAGTGGATAGAGAAGACAAAAGCCATAGGCATCGTTTCCCACACCGGACGCTACGGCGGCACCTACGCACACAAGGACATCGCCTTTGAATTCGCTTCCTGGATATCGGTTGAGTTCAAACTCTACCTCATCAAGGAATTCCAGCGTCTCAAGGAAGATGAAAATCGCCGCCTGTCACTCGCCTGGAACCTGAACCGTACCCTTTCCAAGCTCAACTACCACATTCATACCGACGCGATCAAAGAGCACCTCATTCCCGCGGTCATAACCTCCGCCCAAGCAGCCATCACCTATGCCAGCGAGGCCGACCTCTTAAATGTCGCCCTTTTCGGCCAGACCGCCAAACAGTGGCGGGACGTCAATCCCAAGCTTGAAGGGAACATGCGCGAGTATGCCACTATCGAACAGCTATTGGTGCTGGCTAATATCGAGGGCATGAACGCCGAGTTTATCCACATGGGTCTCCCGCAGAGCGACCGTCTAAAACGCCTGAACGAAATCGCCATCCGCCAGATGCAGGTACTCACCACAGCGCCCGCACTGAAACAAATCAAGGAATAA
- a CDS encoding branched-chain amino acid ABC transporter permease produces MDMKRDYYEDVQLFKSGVVLFWTSALLILLFTFPLYAPNYYIYLLNIIMVHVILAVGLNILAGSTGQISLGHAGFFAIGAYGTAMLMSTFHIPFLLAIIIAAFVAAFFGFILGLPALRLEGPYLAIASLGFGLTIMHIIGAMEIFGGRMGMKTPPLDLGIKQLGFSLPVTNDLQKYYLILIIAIIMVVGAVNILKTRVGRSFVAIRDSDIAAEVIGVNLPIYKTLAFAVSAFYAGIAGGLFGFILGFFDPFTFNMILSIMFLVMVVVGGLGTVSGSIMGATLITYLQYDLFKNIAEVPYFGKFMLYISDKWFTTVGLENFSSMAIGLIMIGIIIFEPLGMFGVWIRFKKYWMTWPF; encoded by the coding sequence ATGGATATGAAACGCGATTATTATGAGGACGTTCAGCTCTTCAAGAGCGGGGTAGTGCTCTTCTGGACATCCGCCCTGCTGATCCTCCTTTTCACCTTTCCCCTTTATGCCCCCAATTATTACATATACCTGCTGAATATCATCATGGTGCACGTGATCCTGGCCGTGGGTCTGAATATACTTGCTGGCTCGACCGGGCAGATATCCCTCGGTCACGCGGGTTTTTTTGCGATCGGGGCGTACGGGACCGCCATGCTCATGTCAACTTTCCATATCCCGTTTCTGCTGGCAATTATCATTGCCGCGTTTGTCGCTGCCTTTTTTGGTTTTATTCTGGGGCTGCCGGCCCTGCGGCTGGAGGGCCCCTATCTGGCGATCGCCTCGCTTGGTTTTGGGCTGACGATAATGCATATCATCGGCGCCATGGAAATATTCGGAGGTCGGATGGGGATGAAGACGCCGCCTCTTGATCTGGGAATAAAGCAGCTCGGCTTCAGTCTGCCGGTGACGAATGACCTGCAGAAATATTACCTGATTCTTATAATCGCGATTATTATGGTAGTCGGCGCGGTCAATATACTGAAAACACGCGTTGGCCGCTCCTTTGTGGCGATTCGCGACAGCGATATCGCGGCGGAGGTGATCGGTGTAAATCTACCCATCTACAAAACACTGGCCTTTGCGGTCAGCGCCTTTTATGCCGGCATTGCGGGCGGCCTTTTCGGTTTTATCCTGGGATTCTTTGATCCCTTTACCTTCAACATGATTTTATCGATCATGTTTTTGGTGATGGTTGTCGTCGGCGGCCTCGGCACTGTCTCGGGGAGCATCATGGGGGCGACGCTTATCACCTATCTGCAGTACGACCTGTTTAAAAACATCGCCGAGGTTCCCTATTTCGGGAAGTTCATGCTCTACATTTCCGATAAGTGGTTCACTACCGTAGGTCTCGAAAATTTCAGCAGCATGGCCATTGGGCTTATTATGATCGGAATTATCATCTTCGAGCCGCTGGGAATGTTCGGCGTCTGGATCCGTTTTAAAAAATACTGGATGACCTGGCCGTTTTAG
- a CDS encoding ABC transporter ATP-binding protein, with protein MLKVSNIETWYDLIRALHGISFEIKQGDIVALLGSNGAGKTTTLKTIMRLLYDLKEEQPEKGTIEFLGERIDRKNTDEIVRMGISYVPEGREVFPELSVMENIRMGAYTRRDRKGINDDIERIFEYFPILKKRCDQEAGHLSGGEQQMLAIGRALMSRPKLLMLDEPSLGLSPLLTQEIFTIIADINKQDGVTILLVEQNVNMALKYSNFAFLMENGRIVRADKPEVLREDEDVKEFYLGIAKEVSVKGYKRYRRKVRFR; from the coding sequence ATGCTGAAAGTAAGCAATATCGAAACCTGGTACGATTTGATCAGGGCCCTCCACGGCATCTCTTTTGAAATAAAACAGGGCGATATCGTTGCCCTGTTGGGTTCAAATGGCGCCGGCAAGACAACAACGCTCAAGACGATCATGCGGCTTCTCTATGATTTAAAAGAGGAGCAGCCGGAAAAGGGGACCATTGAATTTCTCGGCGAGCGCATTGATCGCAAAAATACCGATGAAATCGTTCGCATGGGGATAAGCTATGTACCGGAAGGACGAGAGGTTTTTCCGGAACTTTCCGTTATGGAAAATATCCGGATGGGCGCCTATACCAGAAGAGACAGAAAAGGGATCAATGACGATATAGAACGTATATTTGAATACTTCCCGATCCTGAAAAAAAGGTGCGATCAGGAGGCCGGGCATCTCAGCGGCGGCGAGCAGCAGATGCTGGCCATCGGGCGGGCCCTGATGAGCCGTCCCAAATTGCTGATGCTCGATGAACCTTCCCTGGGCCTGTCGCCGCTGCTGACGCAGGAGATCTTCACGATCATTGCCGACATCAATAAGCAAGACGGGGTCACGATTCTGCTGGTCGAGCAGAATGTCAATATGGCGTTGAAGTATTCCAATTTCGCGTTTCTTATGGAAAACGGCCGGATCGTCCGCGCCGACAAGCCGGAGGTTTTGCGGGAAGACGAGGACGTCAAAGAGTTTTATCTGGGGATAGCCAAAGAGGTTTCGGTGAAGGGCTACAAGCGTTATCGCCGCAAGGTCCGTTTCCGGTAA
- a CDS encoding ABC transporter ATP-binding protein — MEFPEMDHFKVENLSISFGGLKAVNDISFSVEKNSIFSIIGPNGSGKTTIFNMISGIYKPSHGSIICNGENLVGLSPDHIARKGVARTFQNIELFGKATVMDNLMLGRHLHMKTGVFAGAFLWGRGSFAAKEEIANRKIVEKIIDFLDLQSVRNSYVGNLPYGKRKLVELGRALALEPQVLLLDEPSAGMNTEEKEDLNIWIKDIQADYKVTILLIEHDMKMIMGISDRILAVNQGQKIVEGTAAVVQSHPEVIKAYLGEER, encoded by the coding sequence ATGGAATTTCCGGAAATGGATCATTTTAAGGTTGAAAATTTAAGCATAAGCTTTGGCGGCCTGAAGGCGGTCAATGATATCAGCTTCAGCGTCGAAAAGAATTCCATCTTTTCCATAATCGGGCCGAACGGCTCCGGCAAGACTACCATTTTCAACATGATCAGCGGAATATACAAGCCCAGCCACGGCAGTATTATCTGCAATGGGGAAAATCTCGTAGGGCTTTCCCCGGATCACATCGCCCGCAAAGGGGTTGCCCGAACCTTCCAGAACATAGAGCTTTTTGGCAAGGCGACGGTAATGGATAACCTGATGCTGGGAAGGCATCTGCATATGAAAACCGGTGTTTTTGCCGGCGCCTTTCTTTGGGGCAGAGGATCATTTGCCGCAAAAGAGGAGATAGCCAACCGGAAAATAGTGGAAAAGATAATAGATTTTCTTGACCTTCAGTCTGTTCGCAACAGCTATGTGGGGAACCTGCCCTATGGCAAGCGCAAGCTGGTCGAACTGGGGCGGGCGCTCGCGCTAGAACCGCAAGTCCTTCTGCTCGATGAACCATCCGCAGGGATGAACACCGAGGAGAAGGAAGACCTGAATATCTGGATAAAGGATATTCAGGCAGATTATAAGGTTACGATCCTGCTTATTGAACACGATATGAAGATGATCATGGGCATCTCCGACCGGATACTTGCGGTGAATCAGGGGCAGAAGATTGTTGAAGGGACTGCGGCAGTCGTGCAGAGCCACCCGGAGGTTATCAAGGCCTATCTTGGGGAGGAGCGCTGA
- a CDS encoding ABC transporter substrate-binding protein → MGSKKIFVTMVALVALLSLTALSSAANPPGFDDNEIRIGQWGPQTGPAAPWGSVARGSKLLFDIVNEEGGINGRKIKYFIRDDMYNPAQTSAVVKELVERQGVFAFVGGVGAACGMAVKDYLSKNKIVWVGPSAADDNFIKPLDPYLFAVYPLYNDEASILAKYIVENLKSKKIAMLYQNDAYGKDGLDGAKKRLATYKMQFVAEIPVEPTEKDLGSQILRLKNSGADTVMMFVGPTTAVIALKTSANVGFKPQWVSSNTLSDYPLMFKITGGLWEGVITGAFGEIPSSTTNKYMVKYREAAKRLAPQERWGTFYLAGLLFADPIVDALKRAGRDLSTESLLKALNSTKGHQTIGPPVTWTEKQHQGTDSVMIQKCGPNGSYIDLQGWTKNDLATWNK, encoded by the coding sequence ATGGGCAGCAAGAAAATTTTTGTCACAATGGTAGCGTTAGTGGCGCTATTGTCGCTTACGGCTTTGTCATCGGCGGCCAATCCCCCGGGGTTTGACGATAACGAGATCCGCATCGGTCAGTGGGGGCCGCAGACCGGGCCGGCGGCGCCTTGGGGGTCGGTGGCGAGGGGCAGCAAGCTGCTTTTTGATATCGTCAATGAAGAGGGCGGCATTAACGGCAGGAAGATCAAGTATTTTATCCGGGATGACATGTACAATCCCGCCCAGACATCGGCGGTGGTCAAGGAACTGGTCGAGCGCCAGGGGGTCTTTGCCTTTGTCGGCGGCGTTGGCGCTGCCTGCGGCATGGCTGTCAAGGATTATCTTTCCAAAAACAAGATTGTATGGGTTGGTCCTTCCGCAGCCGATGACAACTTCATCAAGCCACTTGATCCGTATTTGTTTGCCGTTTACCCTCTCTACAACGATGAGGCGAGCATCCTTGCGAAATACATCGTCGAAAATCTCAAATCCAAAAAAATAGCTATGCTCTATCAGAATGACGCCTACGGAAAAGATGGTCTGGATGGGGCAAAGAAACGATTGGCTACTTACAAAATGCAGTTTGTAGCGGAAATTCCCGTGGAGCCGACGGAAAAGGATCTGGGATCACAAATCCTGCGCCTGAAGAATTCCGGCGCCGATACCGTCATGATGTTTGTTGGTCCCACTACCGCTGTTATTGCCCTGAAGACGAGCGCGAATGTCGGATTCAAACCGCAGTGGGTTTCCTCGAACACGCTTTCCGATTACCCGCTTATGTTCAAGATTACCGGCGGCCTCTGGGAAGGTGTTATAACGGGCGCTTTCGGAGAGATTCCCAGCTCAACCACCAACAAATACATGGTTAAATACCGTGAGGCGGCCAAAAGGCTTGCCCCGCAGGAGCGCTGGGGGACCTTTTATCTGGCGGGTCTGCTCTTTGCCGACCCGATTGTTGACGCTCTAAAGAGGGCCGGAAGAGACTTGAGCACGGAGTCGCTTTTAAAGGCGTTAAATTCCACCAAAGGACACCAGACAATCGGCCCTCCTGTCACCTGGACGGAAAAGCAGCATCAGGGCACCGATTCGGTAATGATTCAGAAATGCGGGCCGAATGGCAGCTACATTGACCTTCAGGGCTGGACAAAGAACGATCTGGCCACATGGAATAAGTAA
- a CDS encoding long-chain fatty acid--CoA ligase: MLIDTLPKALINMTGLQPERVALRYKDLGIWKDVHWSEYLQKVKYVALGLHELGVRKGDHVSIIGENKPEWLYCAFGAMSAGATFVGVYTTNPVKECEYVVGHSESVVYLCEDEEQLDKALTFRQNTPALKKMIVWDTEGLRDFHDPMVMSFDELLALGEKIDKAMPKLFDELIALGKGEDIAGIIYTSGTTGPPKGAMLSHEGYLWVGQKATIVTQGSPDDETISFLPLNHVYEQIFDMMVHMTVGHTVNFTENTDTVMADMKDVSPTLFHAVPRIWEKYYSGIVLKMKDATPFKKLVYKTSIMIGERYNNQKLSGSPVSLWLTIAYQIAYFVTFRKLKERLGFDRVKIGFSGAAPISASILKYFQSIGIPIREGYGMTETTGITHMSEEKNFKIGTVGRALPETEVVIAEDGEILVRHKGIFKGYYRDEETTREALQDGWMHTGDVGEIDPDGFLKITDRKKDLIITAGGKNIAPQFIENLLKFSPYINDAVVIGDKRKFVSAIIVIDEENVVKYAQDMKVQFTTFASLTHTAEVINLIQEEINKVNDQVARVENIRKFRILDKKLYTEDGEVTPTMKVKRKFINAQYADLIESMYKGD; the protein is encoded by the coding sequence ATGCTTATAGATACACTGCCCAAGGCCTTGATTAACATGACGGGCTTGCAGCCGGAAAGGGTGGCATTGCGATACAAGGATCTTGGCATCTGGAAAGACGTCCACTGGTCGGAATATCTGCAAAAGGTCAAATACGTAGCCCTGGGGCTGCACGAACTGGGCGTGCGCAAGGGCGATCATGTATCAATCATTGGCGAAAACAAACCGGAGTGGCTCTACTGCGCCTTTGGGGCGATGTCCGCGGGCGCCACTTTTGTCGGCGTTTATACGACCAATCCCGTCAAGGAGTGCGAATATGTAGTAGGCCATTCCGAGTCGGTTGTCTATCTCTGCGAAGACGAAGAACAATTGGACAAGGCCCTCACCTTTCGCCAGAATACCCCCGCCCTTAAAAAGATGATCGTCTGGGACACGGAAGGATTGCGTGATTTTCATGACCCGATGGTGATGAGCTTTGACGAGTTGCTCGCGCTTGGAGAAAAGATCGACAAAGCGATGCCTAAACTTTTTGATGAACTTATTGCTCTGGGAAAAGGGGAGGATATAGCAGGCATTATCTATACTTCGGGGACAACTGGTCCTCCCAAGGGGGCCATGCTCTCGCATGAGGGGTATCTTTGGGTGGGGCAGAAAGCCACCATCGTTACCCAGGGCAGCCCGGACGATGAAACTATATCATTTCTTCCATTAAATCACGTATATGAACAGATTTTTGATATGATGGTGCATATGACGGTCGGCCACACCGTAAACTTTACTGAAAACACCGACACGGTTATGGCGGACATGAAGGATGTCTCTCCGACGTTGTTTCATGCGGTGCCGAGGATTTGGGAAAAATATTACTCCGGCATTGTCCTGAAGATGAAGGATGCCACGCCTTTTAAAAAACTCGTTTACAAGACATCAATCATGATCGGAGAACGTTACAATAACCAAAAACTGTCGGGTAGTCCGGTTTCGCTATGGTTAACAATTGCTTACCAGATTGCGTATTTTGTAACTTTCCGCAAGCTCAAGGAGCGTCTTGGTTTTGACCGCGTGAAAATTGGTTTTTCCGGCGCCGCGCCGATTTCAGCCAGTATATTGAAATATTTTCAGAGCATAGGAATTCCAATCCGCGAAGGTTATGGGATGACGGAGACCACCGGCATTACCCATATGTCTGAAGAAAAGAACTTCAAGATAGGAACGGTCGGCAGGGCTCTTCCGGAAACAGAGGTCGTTATTGCCGAGGATGGAGAGATTCTTGTTCGTCACAAGGGGATATTCAAGGGTTATTACCGCGATGAGGAGACAACCCGCGAGGCCCTGCAGGACGGATGGATGCATACCGGCGATGTCGGTGAGATTGATCCGGATGGCTTTCTTAAGATCACTGATCGTAAAAAGGATTTGATCATTACCGCCGGCGGCAAGAATATCGCCCCGCAGTTCATAGAAAATCTTTTGAAATTTTCACCTTACATAAACGATGCGGTGGTTATCGGCGACAAACGCAAGTTTGTCAGCGCCATCATAGTAATTGATGAGGAAAACGTGGTCAAATACGCGCAGGATATGAAGGTTCAATTCACCACGTTTGCAAGTTTGACGCATACGGCAGAGGTGATAAATCTTATTCAGGAAGAGATAAACAAGGTCAATGATCAGGTGGCGCGGGTTGAAAATATCCGTAAATTCCGTATCCTCGATAAAAAGCTCTATACCGAAGACGGTGAGGTAACCCCGACCATGAAGGTCAAACGCAAGTTCATCAATGCGCAATATGCCGATCTGATAGAGTCGATGTACAAAGGAGATTAA